The sequence below is a genomic window from Paenibacillus silvisoli.
TATACGGAGCCCGGCGGGCAAATTACGCTATCCGCCGCGGAGACGGCGGATGAACGGCAGCTGCTGATCCGGGACACCGGGATCGGCATCAGTCCGCAGGACTTGCCGCGAATTTTCTATCGCGGCTTTACTGGGGAAACGGGACGGACGCATACGAAGTCGACCGGGATGGGACTGTATCTAGCGCAGCAGCTGTCGAACAAGCTGGGCCATTACATGACCTGCGCATCCGAGGCGGGGGCATATACGGAAATCGCGATTCATTTTCCGAAGGATCATGATCCGTATTTGCGGGTTATGCAGAGCAAGGAAGGCAACGAGTAGGGCGTTGCCGGCTGATCGGTTGGTCGGGGGCTCTAACGGACATGGATGACCGTTACAGCAATGCCTGCTCGCCCGCCTCCTACCGCCCACCGTCCGAAGCGACGAAGGCCCCTTGAGATCCACGCTCAAGGGGGCTTTGCTGTGCGCAGCGCAATGACCTAGGTCATTGCATTCTTCGGGTTGACGATTTTGTAGTAGATGCTGACGGACGACAGGTAGAACAGGAAGTAGATGACGAAGTACAAGCTCAGCACGCCGGTAATGATGGACGTGAGCTGCGGAAAATCTTTGACCTCCCGCAAGGTCGGATAATACGTAATAAACCAGCTGTGCAGCATGCCCAGTATGAGCGGCGGGAAGAAGACGAACAGCAGCTGCTTGCGGATGACCCGTTTCATCACAACGTCGCCGACGCCGATTTTGCGAAGGATCGCGTACTGCCGTTGCTGCTCCGTCGCTTCGCGCAGCTGCTTGAAGTAGATGATGCTGCCCAGCGCGAACAAGGCGATGACCGCGAGGAACGAAGCCGAGAAGAGCAGCAGCGACGAGCCTTCGATCTGAATCGAGTACAGGTCGCAAAACGCGGCAAAGTACGTATCCGGCGCGGACCCGACGAGAGCCTGCACCCCGCGTGCCAACGCGTTGGCGTTCTTCGCGTCTTTGATTTGATAAATGTCGAACGAGGCCAGCGCCTCCGCCTCCGCTTGCTTCAAGCTGCCGAAGGCTTCGTCGGAGACGATCAGCACCGCGATTTTCGGGCTGGCTTCGCCTTGTCCGTCCGTGGCCATGCTCAGCAGCGTATAGTCCTTTTTCTCCGCGATCCGGAGCGTCACGTTCTCAGCGCCGCCGGCTGCCTTAACCGTAAACTCCGGCTGCTCGCCCGCGACAAACTTAACCGGATCGGGAATCCCTTTGGAAAGCACGACCGTTTCCTGCCCCTGCAAATCTACTTGCTGCTCATCGTTATGCAGCTTCACGATCCGGTTATAATCCGACTCCGGAAACAGCAGCAGCTCTTCCGTAAAATATTTCGGCTCTCCAAACGCGATGCCGCGGTCCGTAACAGCCGCAGCCCGCAGGCCCGTAATCTTTTCATGAGCGGTAATCGGGTGCTTCTCCTGAATCAGCCCCTCTATCTGCTTCAACGTCCCCTCATCCGGCGAGGAGAACGCGATATGGTTCGGAAATTCGCGCTTCACCGCATCGAATTGGACCGCATAGTTGATCGACACGAAGCCGACCAGAAACATGAGCATCGCGCTGAACAGCGAAATGAACGTCAGATTGAGCGCGTTGCCGCGAATGGAAAACCGAAGCGCGGAAATCCACAGCGACCGGTCGCCCGCAAAATAACGCTGACCCCGGCTCATCCGCTGCAGCGCCCAGCCTAGAAACTGCCGGAAAAACAAGTACGTTCCGCCGATCACGCCGACCGTGGCCGCGATAAAGCTGACCATGAAGTGATCCTTCCAGATGACTTGATCACCCGTCTTGTAAATAAGGAAGAAGGCCACGCCTAGCAGCAGAATGGCCAGCATCGCGAGCAGGACCGAGAACCGGAGCGGCTTGTCCGTCTTTTCCTTGGCGTGAAACAGCTCGATCAGTTGGACGCGGCGCACGCTCAAGTAGCTTTGCACGCTAATAATGCACGTCAGCAAGGCGAATAACCCGACGGTCAAGCCCGCGGCTTCGATCGGAAAAGATAACGAAATCGCGTTGTCGTACTGCATCAGATTCATCAGCAGCATGCCGAAAAACTTCGACAGCAGCCCGCCGACGAACATCCCCCCGACGAGCGAAATCGCGCTGAGGAACAGCGTCTCCAGAAAGACCATCCAGGCCACCTGCCGTTCGTTCAAGCCGAAGAGCAGATACATCCCGAATTCCTTTTTGCGCTGCTTCATGAAGAACGAGTTGGCATACAAAATGAAGAAAATGATGAACAGGAACACGACGATGGACGCGATCGACACGCCGAGCTGATAATTCTGCTTGTTCTTGATGGCGGCCAGCACGTCGTCGTTGAACATTAAGGACGAGAACGTGAAATGGATGATGACGCCGATCAGCATGGAAACGAAATAGATCGTGTACAGCCGGAAATTCCGTTTCATGTTGCGCCAGGACAGATCGAGCAAGCTCATGGCCGGTCCCCTCCTAAGGCGCTTTGAATCGTCAGGATGCGGTCGAAAAACGGCTTCTCCGACTGCTCGCCTTTGAACAGCTCGTTTACGATTTTGCCGTCGCGCAGAAATACGACGCGCCGGCAGTAGCTTGCGGCATAGGGGTCGTGGGTGATCATGAGCACCGTGGCGCGAAACGTTTGGTTCAGCAGCTGCAGCTGTTCGAGCAGCTGCGTGGCGGAGCGGGAGTCGAGCGCGCCCGTCGGCTCGTCGGCAAATACGATCGCCGGATTCGTAATGAGCGCCCGCGCCGCGGCCGTGCGCTGCTTCTGGCCGCCGGATATTTCGGACGGATACTGCTGCAGAATCGATCCGATTTGCAGCGCATCGACCAGCTTCGCCAGCCGCTGCTCCATTTCCGAGACGGGCGTTTTTTGCAGCGACAGCGGCAGCAAAATATTTTCCTTCACCGTCAGCGTATCGAGCAGGTTGTAATCTTGAAACAGAAAGCCCATCCGTTTCTGGCGGAATTCCCGCAGCGCGTTCTTCTTCAAGTCGAGCAGCGCCCGCCCTTCGATCCACACTTCCCCGCCGCTGAAATTGTCGATCGTGGACAGCGTATTGAGCAGCGTCGTTTTGCCGGAGCCGGAAGGCCCCATGATCGCCGTGAATTCGCCCTGTTCCACGGTCAAATCGATATTTTTCAGAACGGACGTTTTTCCGTAGGATTTCGATAAATTTTTCGTTTGTATAATGGCAGTCATGCGTTTCGTCCCCCTTTATACCCCTACTATACGGTTTCCCGCCTCCGCCAACCATCGAAGTACCGCTGTCTAAAGTGACATTTTTGTCATGTGGGGAGCGGAATATACGCCGCTTGAATCGCGCCGCACTGCAGCGAGCCGAAAGGAATCGCGAAAAAAAGATGGAAATAGAATACATCCTTGTTCAAATCGGCGGTTCGGTTGGCATCTAGGTAAGTGAGGGCGGAAGAGAAGCGGGAGGCTATGGGCGGCATGGAAGTGAGGAGCATAACGACAGACGATGAAAAAACGCTGATCGAAAGGGCGCAGCAGGGCGATACGGAAGCGTTCGGCGAGCTGTTCGAGCAGCATCGGGGCCGGCTTCGCGGCTTTGCCGAGCAGATGACCGGGGACGCGCACATGGCGGACGATATCGTGCAGGAGGCGTTCATCAAGGCGTTTCTGCATCTAAGCTCGCTTGCCGATACGGATCGGTTTCGGCCATGGTTGTTCCGGATCGCGCGGAACCAAGCAAATATGCGCATGCGCCGCGGCGGGCCTTACAGGAAGGAAAGCCCGTTCGTCGCGATGAAGACGGGCGGCGGCCGCATGCAGGCCGCAGTCGACTGGGAGGATCTCGATAGCGTGCTGTATCATTTGGCGCGAAGGGCGCTGGACGCCGCGTCGCAGGGGCTGGACCCGGCCGAAGGCTTGCTGCGGCAGGAGCTGTACGAAACGATCCATGCGCTGCTTCATTGCTTAAACGTGAAGGAGCGGGGCATTTTCAAAGCCTATTTCTTTCGCCAGCTCAGCCCGGAAGAGATCGCGGCGATGTACGAGATGACGACCGGATCGGTGTACACGACCATTTACCGCACCCGCCAGAAGCTTCGCAAGGAGCACGCCCGCATCTCTCTGAGTCTCGTACCTGAGCACAATGGAGGGGGAGGTTTGGTGAAGCAGAGCAGCTTGCGGCTGCCGGATCGGACCCTGCAGCCGCCACTGACGGCGTCCCTGATCGGCGGCCTCGCGCGGATGCTGGCCATGCTGGACGATCGGCGGGACACGGCGGAATTGATGGGCATCTCGACGGCGGCTTTTCGCATGAAGGTATCCGACCGGACGACGTTCGCGGACAGCATCTACATCTTCGATTGGAAACAGACGCTGCACGATTTATTCGGCAAGCTCGGCTATCGGATCAGCGTGCTGTGCGGTCAGCTGTCGAGCATGCCGGTTCCCGTATTAGGCGCGGTCGAAAGGTTCCCGGTCGTTCTTCCGATGGAGGAGGCCGTCATTCCCTTTATCCGCACGTACATCAACCAGGGACGGCCGTTGCTTTACTTCGATACGATGGCGCCCAGGCCGTATGTGCACGAGTGGTCGGTCATTTACGGTTACGACGATGAGCGCCGGGAGGTGTACGTCACGGATGCGATGAGGCCGGAGGGCAAAAGCCTGACGTACGAGGACATCGCCGGCAATCCGGTTCGATTCTTGGCGGGCATAGACGGGACGATGGCGGCAGCGGCAGCGGGAGCGCGCGAGGAAGGCCAACCGCCGCGAACCCGAGAGGCGGTTAGGAGGGCGCACGCCGAGGAGACAATCCGCTTCGCCGTCGATTATGCCAGAAACGGCTGCGGATACCGGCCGACGACGCTCTATCTCCAGTACACGTCCGGCCTTGCCGCGTACGACAGTTGGATCGGCTATCTCCGCAACGGGCATCATTTGCCCAACCGGTACGGGATGGGCCATTTGACGGCGTACTACGCGGAAATGAAGCGCTATGCCTCGATGTACTTGAGGCGTGTTCCATTGCGAGGAGAAGCGATGCGGTTGACGCTCCTGGCCGCTGAAGCTTACGAGCAGGCAGCCGAAGCGTTCGCGCGCATGCAGGAGGACGTGCCGTTTATCCGATCGTCCGAAATGCTGACTGCGGACGTGCGCGAACGATGCGCGGCATGCTTGAGCAGCGCCAAAGAGTTCGAGTCCGCCGCGATCGGCTATTTAGAGAAAGCCATTCCATTCATGAAATGAAACGAGGAGAAACCGATGACCGACAATCAAATTCAAATCCGGATGATGACGGAAATTGCCTATAATATGCATCAGCTGCTGGCCGCAAAACAATCCTTTGAGCAGGCGAACCCGGGCGTTACCATTCTCATTGAACAGGCTGCGGATCACTTTGAAACAATGCAGGCGTACCGCTCCGGCGAGGCGCCGGACTTGATCGAGACGGGCGGCTATCCGGTTGGCAACCCGGACGGCGTGTATATGGATCTATCCCCTTACGTGGCGGAGGTTCCCGGCCTTGCGGAGGACCTATTTCCTGGCTTGATGCGGGTGGCGAAATATGACGGCACGCTGCCGGGTCTTCCGATTGAGATCAGTTCGCCGCTCATCGTCTACGACAAAGAGAAGTTCGATCGCGCCGGGCTGGCTTATCCGGCGGAGGACTGGACGTGGGCGGACATGATCGAATTGGCGAAGCGGCTGACGCTGCGGAATGAGCAGGGCGTCGCTGCTCAATTCGGCTTCGGGCTCGGCGTCGATATCGAGTGGTTCGAGCCTTTCGTCATGCGAAACGGCGGCGGCTACATTTCGCCGGACGGTTCGACGTCCAGAGGCTATGTCGACAGCGCGGCCACGATCGAAGCGTTCCGGCTGATAATCGACGCATTCCGCGTGCACGGCGTAGTGCGGAAGCCGGATGAGTCCAGCCAGGCAGGCGCTTGGCACGAGGAATGCGCGATGCGCTTCGCGTTTATGTGGGACATGCATCATCATATGCCGCAGGATTGGAAAGATGCCAGAATCGGCGTCGTCGGTCTGCCGAACATGCCGGGCGGAATCAAAGCGAACATGATCTATATGGGCGGAGCCGGTGTGACGGCCAAGTCGGCGCACCCGCGAATCGCATGGGCGTTTCTGCGACACTACCTGCTGGAATGTCACTCCTGGACGCCGCCGGCCATCCGGTCGCAGGCGGAGTCGCGCGGTTTGCTGCGGCACTCTCTCTGGGGCCGATACGTGTCGGAGCTGGACGACGCGCAAATTAGCGGCTTCTTCAAAAACAAGAAATGGAACGCCTCCCGCCAGCTGATCAACGAGGACATTCGCAGCATGATTATCGATGGCGCGGACGTTGCGCAGACATTACGGTCTTGGACGCGGTATACTTGATCTAAAAGGCGGGCGATTAGATCGGTAGCGGAGGGAGTTCAAAATGAAAACGATCAAGCGCATGTTGGAGCATCAAATGTGGGCGGACCGGGAGCTGTTGGCCGGGGTGCGGGCGAGCGGGGCGGACAATCGGGAGGCGCTGAAGCTGCTGCGCCACGTCGCGATTGCGGAGCAGGTCTGGGTGACGCGGCTAAGCGGCGAAAGCAGCGGCAAGCTGCAGCTGTGGACCGACGACGCGGAGCTCGCATCGCTGGAGGAGCTGTACGCCGACAACGAAGCGCGCTACGCCGCGTATTTGGACAGCTTGACCGAGGAGCGGCTGGACGAGGTGCTTACCTACGCGAACCAGAGCGGCACGGTGTTCCATACGCCGATCCGGGACATTTTGACGCATGTCGCCCTTCACGGGCAGTACCATCGCGGGCAGATCAACCGGGTGCTGCGCGAAGCCGGAGGCGAACCGAAGGCGCTGGATTATATTTTATATGCAAGGTTGTCCGAATCGTAAGCATGCAAGAGCGCGGTGAGCGTGTAACGCCACCTGCGCTCTTTTTTTGCGCGGCAGTCACGCCACGGCGTCAATCGTTCTCGGATCGAAACCGTGGAAGTCCCAGTCGGCTCCGTTCCATTTAAACCCGGTTATGCCGAACGCATCGACATACGTCGGATAGAACCAGAAGCTTTCGCCCGATCTGAGCCACACATAAGTGAATGGCTTCGTACCATCGACGTTATACGAAGCAGTAGGCTTCATCGGAATAACATTCGGCGGCGGAGACTGCGGCGGCTGCCGCTTGGGCCCATTAAATCTCATGTAAGGCATGACATCACTCCCAGCGGGTCTTTTTTTCGCGAGTCTTCACGCATGATGCGTACCTTATGGTACGAGGGTGAATAACCATTTGACTGTATGCACGCCTACGGAGGCTGCGAAGAGCTGTTTGGCGGGTGCTGACGCCCATGGTATGATATTGGAAAACGTTGGACGCCCGAAAGGACCGGCACATGACCAAGATCGTACTGATCGAAGATAACGAGCAGCTGCAAAAATATATATGCGAATACTTGAGCGCCTACGGGTTTGAGCCGCATGTGCTGACGGACTACGACGCCGTGCTCGAGACGATCGAGGCGATCGCGCCGAAGCTGATTTTGCTGGACATTACGCTGCCGAAATTCGACGGCTTTTACTATTTGAAGCTCATTCGCAAACGGTTCGCGACCCCGATCATCGTCATCTCGGCGCGCAGCGAGGAGAGCGAGCAAATTCGCGGCATCGACATGGGCGCGGACGATTATGTGACCAAGCCGTTCGCGATCGGCGTTCTGGTGGCGAAGATCAATGCGGTCTTGCGCAGAACGGATCAGATCGCCGCCGCAGCCGCCGCGCATGCGAACGAGATCGTCTCCGGTCCGCTCGTGCTGTGCGGCGATACGATGAAGGTAAGGGTCAAAGACGGCATGCAAGCGGAGCTGTCGAAGAACGAATTCCGCGTGCTGCGCCTGCTCATGAAGAACGTCTCGCAAATCGTCAGCCGCGAGCAGCTGCTGGAGGAGCTGTGGGACGACACGAGCTTCGTGGACGACAATACGCTGACCGTCAACATGACCCGCGTCAAAAAGAAGCTCGCCGAGCTCGGGCTCGGCAGCGCGATCCAAACGAAGAGAGGCGTCGGCTATGTTCTTGATACGGCTCATTCTCCGGACGCTGGATAGCGAACGGAAGGCGCTGGCCGTATACGGGCTTAACGCGGCGCTGCTGACTCTGATCTTCAACCTCATGCTGGACACCGTCAGCATCGCGTATCCCGTCTGCGTGAGCGCGGCGCTCTTCCTCGTCTATTTCGCCCGGAAAGCCTACGCGCTGCACGTGTTCTACGAATCGTTGGAGGAGGCCAAATCGCCGGGCGACTACAACGAGGCGGCCGACAGCGACAAGGAAAGGCAGGTGTTTGCCGCCATCGGCGACATTCACGCGGCCTACCAGGACAAGCTGGCCGCGCTGCACGACAAGCTGGAAGGGCGCAACTCGCTATTCTCGCAGTTCGTGCACAATATGAAATCGTCGCTGGCCGTCATCGAGCTGGCCAGCGCCAAAGCGTCCCTGGATGCGATGAACGACATCGCCCTGGAGAACGAGAAGCTGAAGGCGAATATGGAGCAGGTGCTGAACCTGCTGCGGCTGGACGAGTTTTCGAACGATTACGTGCCGGAGCGGGTCGATCTGATGGAGCTTCTTCAAGCGGTCATCAACGACAATCGCCGCGCGTTCATCTATGCGAGCGTATTTCCGAAGCTTAGCGGCACGCCCGTCCAAGTCTATACGGACCGCAAATGGTGCGCGTACATGCTGGACCAGATCGTAACGAATGCGATCAAGTATAGCGGCTCGGGAAAAAGCGTATACTTCGAAATTGAAAGCGGGTCCGGGTCCGAAGAGGATAACCGCGTTGCCGTCCGGATTCGCGACGAGGGCGAAGGCATCGACCCGGAGGATATGCCGCGGGTGTTCGAGCTGTTCTTCACGGGCAAGAACGGCCGGACCACGAAGAACGCGACGGGCATCGGCTTAGCGATGGTCAAGCATATCGCGAAGCGGCTGGGGCATGAGGTCAGCTTAACGTCGACGCTCGGCGAAGGAACCTGCGTGACCGTTTCTTTCCTTTCAAAATTGAAAGCTTATTGAAAGCCGAATCCATGGGAGCGATTCGGTTTTTTTTCTATGATGGGAGCAGAAATGGAGGAGGAAGAAACGAATGAATGACATTATCCAAGTAGAGAGCGTGTCGAAGGTTTACCGGGCATTCAAAGGCGCGAAGGAAGTCAAGGCGCTCGACAATATTAGCTTTACCGCCGCAAAAGGCGATTTCATCGGCATTATGGGGCCGAGCGGCAGCGGCAAAACATCGCTGCTCAACGTGCTCTCCGGGGTGGACACCGCCACCTCCGGCGAAGTGTCGATCGAAGGGAATTCGATCGCCAAGCTGACAAAGGACGATCTGGCGCTGTTCAGACGCCGGCAGATCGGCTATATTTTTCAAGATTTCAACCTGCTTGACAGCTTGACGCTGAAGGAAAATATCGCGCTGCCGCTCATTCTCGACCGCGTGCCGGCGCCGGAGATCGAGAGCCGCGTGGACGACATCATGTCGTTCTTCGGCATTGCGGACATTGCCGGCAAGTATCAGTACCATGTATCGGGCGGGCAGAAGCAGCGCGTCGCGGCGGCGAGGGCGCTGGCGCCCGAACCGGCCGTCGTATTCGCGGATGAGCCGACCGGCAATCTGGACTCCAAGTCGGCCGCCGACATTATGGACATGCTAACGCAAATGAACGAGCGGCGGGCGTCCACCATTCTGATGGTCACGCATGATCCGTTCGCCGCCTCGTACTGCAAACGGATTATTTTCATCAAGGACGGCCAAATCAATGTCCAAATTCAGCGGGCGGGGGACCGGAAGGCGTTCTTCGACAAAATATTGGAGATTTTAAGCGTAATGCGAGGCGATGCCCAATGACCTTCAAACATATCGTCGGCAAAAACCTGCGCTACAACTTCAAACGGTTTCTGTCCTATCTGTTCGTCAACAGCTTCGTGGTGGCCGTCCTGTTCATGTACGGGAGCCTGCTGTTTAACGAAATTTTGGCGAAGGACGTGGCCATGCAGCTGGTTACGGACTATATCGAAATCGCGGCTTACGCCATTATTCTGTTCAGCATCGCGTTCGTGTCGTACACCGGCATTTACTTCGTGAAATCAAGAGGCAGGGAGTTCGGCGTCTACCTGACGCTCGGCATGACCACCCGCGACCTGCTGCGCATGGTCGTCTTCGAGAGTCTCGTCATCGTCATCGGCTCGGCGTTTTGCGGGATCGCCGCGGGACTGCTGGTATCGAAATTGTTTTACTTAATATTGGCGAAAATTCTCGGCTTAACCGCGGACATCTATTTTATCAGCTATAAAACGTACCTGCTCAGCCTAGGCGTCTTTCTGTTCGTCTTTCTGTGCAATCTGCTCTTTACGGGCTTCTTCATTCGCAAGCTGTCCATCCTTCAAATTTCGAAGTCTTCGAGCACGAAGGAATTGTCCAAGTCGCGTCCCGTGATCGGGGCCGTGTCGGCGATCGTCTTTATCGGCTCCTTATGGTCGTGCTATGCCGCGCTGACGGGCAATGTATGGATAAACGATCTGATGGGGGAGAACCGGTCGAATTGGCTGATGGCCGATATGCTGACGATGTTCGTTTCGCTTTATTTTGCGATTGCGTCCAGCATTGATGCCGTAAGGGCGATCCTCAAACGGTTTCCAGCCATGTACAACCGCAACATCCTGATCTTATCGAGTTTGTCGCACCGCTTCTTCGCGTATAAGGTGTCGCTCTACATCGTATCGCTCTTGATCGCGCTGTCTCTCTTCTTTACGGGGTTCGGCTTATCGCTCTACAGCTATACGAAGAAGACGCTCGACGAGTACGTGCCTTACGAATTCATGATTGAGTCCACGAATACCATTAACGTGATCAGCGCGGATGAAATTCAATCGATCGTTAAAGCGAACGGGGGCGAGATCGGGACGTTCAGCCCGCTGGAATTCATTCGAAACGAGAACTATCGGACGGTTTCCGGTGAGCTGATCTTTGTCAACAAAGCGAGCATCATCGTCAGCGAAACGAACTTTAACAAGCACATGGGCACGTCGGTCGACGTAGCGCCGGATGAGCTGCTTCTCGCGCACAATCAGAAGGGCGAGGAGGGGGAGCGGATCGACTACGACTCGCTGCTTACCGTTGAACCGTGGCGCGCCGGCCATACGCGTGCCGAAGCGTTCCGCCAGCGTCCGATGGACGCCGGTCAGTTCGTGAAGTCGCTGGGCGATGTGGCTAGACTGTCGTATGAAAAGGCGAAAACACGCGCCATGTACGCTCCGTTCATCGACTCCTACGGCAATGTCGAGTTCGAGAGCGTTATGGCCAATGTGGTAGACGACTCGGTGTATGAGCGTTTGCGCGGGGAGGAGCACGGCACGGCTTATCTGTTCAACCTGAAGAGCGGTGATGGGGCTCGCGTGTTTGAGTCTCTGTTGGATGCGCTGCGGGTGAAAAACGGAGATCAGAGCCTCTGGGCAACGTCGGAAGCGAAGCTGGGCGAGAAAGACGTGGCTGAAAATCTGCGTCCGATTTTCAAGGAAGAACGGATCGACGTCACGCTCCGCATTAACGGCTTTATGTTGTTTTCCTTTGCTTTCATGGGGCTGCTCTTCCTGATGTCCTCGATCGTCGTGCTTTATTATAAGATCGTGACCGACATCGACGAGGAGAAGGGGAAAATCGCGCTGCTGAAGAAAATCGGGCTTACAGCGGCCGAGTGCAGGAAGTATTTGCAGGCGCATTTGGCAATCTTGTTCTTTACCCCGCTGCTGATTGGCGGCATTCCGGTTTTGTTCCTGCTGCATGCTTCCTTCGGGTTCACGGTTTATGCCGGTTATTTGATGGTGCGCGTGCTGCTGCTGTACGGCTTGTTCGCGCTCATGAATACGGCGTTTTACCGGTCGCTTCGCAAAACGTTTTTTCGCGGTGTCGGGCTTGCCGCTTGACGGGCTTCGGGGAAGTAACTATACTGGTTACAACGGTGGTGGCCACACATGAAACAGATTAGCACGCGATTTTCCATTGCGGTTCATATTCTTTCGCTCATTGCGGTCAGTCCGGACGAATGTACCGGCGACTACATCGCGGGCAGCGTCAATACGAACCCGGTCGTCATAAGGCGAATTATGGGGATGCTGAAGAAGGCCGGCTTGGTGGACGTGCGTCCCGGCGTCGGCGGCGCGTCCCTGCGCAAGCGTCTGGAGGATATTACGCTCCTTGACGTGTATCGCGCGGTGGACGTGATCGAGGATAACCAGCTGTTCCGCATGCACGAAGCGCCGAACCCGGCTTGTCCGGTCGGGCGGAATATCGAGACGGTGCTCCAATCCGAGCTTCGGGAAGCGCAGTCGGCAATGGAACGGAAGCTGGCGGGGACCCATTTGGGTCAGCTGGTCGAAAGGTTCACTTGAATGATTTGAAATGAATGAAAGCTCCTTTGCGGGCTTTTATTTATAGTATTGTTATAACTGTAGTTGTTATAACAAGACAAATTACAACATGTTCATGGGAGGTAATGAGGATGAAATTGTTAGTTACGGGAGCTACGGGCAAGCTGGGATCGAAGGTTGTCGAGGCGTTGCTGAGCAAGGTGTCTGCGAGCCAAATCGCCGTCAGTGTGCGCAATCCGGAAAAGGCGGAAGCGTTGCGGGGCTTGGGCGTGGAGGTTCGCCAAGGCGATTTTGACCAGCCGGAGACGCTTGATGCGGCCTTTGCGGGGATCGACCGGATCATGATCATTTCGGTCGACGGCGATAACGAAACTAGAGCACGCCAGCACACGAATGCGGTAGCCGCGGCGCAGCGCGCGGGAGTCGGCTTCATCGCCTACACGAGCTTGGCCGGTGCCGCAGAGAGCTCGATGTTCCTTGCGGAGCCGCATCGCGTGACGGAGGAGGCCATTCGGCAGAGCGGCATTCCGTATGCGATTCTGCGCAATAACTGGTACCTGGAAAATGAGCTTGCGGGTATTGAAGGCGTGAAGGCCGGGGCGCCTTGGGTTACGTCGGCCGACGCGGGCAAGGTGGGCTGGGCTTTGCGGCAGGATTACGCGGAAGCGGCTGCCGCGGTGCTGGCCGGCGAGGGCCACGAGAACACGGTCTATGAGCTGTCCGGCGAGCTGCTGACGCAAGAGGCGTTTGCGGCCGCGGTCGGCGCGGCGCTCGGCAAGGACGTACCCGTGCTGCAGGTCGACGACGAGAAGTACGCCGAAATCATGAAAGGCGCCGGCGTGCCGGACGCATTTATTCCTTTTGTGGTCGGCATCCAGGCCGGCATCCGCGACGGCTCGCTTGAAATCGCGAGCAGCGATTTCGAGAAGCTGCTGGGCCGCCCGGCGGTTCCTGCAGCTGAAGCGCTGCGTCAGCTGGTGTAGGTTTGTTTATTGGACCGCGCGCGGTGCAAATGGGCTGTGCCGTCGTGGCACCAATCGCGATGCGAATGCGCGGTGCCAATGCGCGGCACCATCGCGGTACGAGGTGGTTTGCCGCGCGTTGGCGGTCAAA
It includes:
- a CDS encoding ABC transporter permease encodes the protein MSLLDLSWRNMKRNFRLYTIYFVSMLIGVIIHFTFSSLMFNDDVLAAIKNKQNYQLGVSIASIVVFLFIIFFILYANSFFMKQRKKEFGMYLLFGLNERQVAWMVFLETLFLSAISLVGGMFVGGLLSKFFGMLLMNLMQYDNAISLSFPIEAAGLTVGLFALLTCIISVQSYLSVRRVQLIELFHAKEKTDKPLRFSVLLAMLAILLLGVAFFLIYKTGDQVIWKDHFMVSFIAATVGVIGGTYLFFRQFLGWALQRMSRGQRYFAGDRSLWISALRFSIRGNALNLTFISLFSAMLMFLVGFVSINYAVQFDAVKREFPNHIAFSSPDEGTLKQIEGLIQEKHPITAHEKITGLRAAAVTDRGIAFGEPKYFTEELLLFPESDYNRIVKLHNDEQQVDLQGQETVVLSKGIPDPVKFVAGEQPEFTVKAAGGAENVTLRIAEKKDYTLLSMATDGQGEASPKIAVLIVSDEAFGSLKQAEAEALASFDIYQIKDAKNANALARGVQALVGSAPDTYFAAFCDLYSIQIEGSSLLLFSASFLAVIALFALGSIIYFKQLREATEQQRQYAILRKIGVGDVVMKRVIRKQLLFVFFPPLILGMLHSWFITYYPTLREVKDFPQLTSIITGVLSLYFVIYFLFYLSSVSIYYKIVNPKNAMT
- a CDS encoding ABC transporter ATP-binding protein; this translates as MTAIIQTKNLSKSYGKTSVLKNIDLTVEQGEFTAIMGPSGSGKTTLLNTLSTIDNFSGGEVWIEGRALLDLKKNALREFRQKRMGFLFQDYNLLDTLTVKENILLPLSLQKTPVSEMEQRLAKLVDALQIGSILQQYPSEISGGQKQRTAAARALITNPAIVFADEPTGALDSRSATQLLEQLQLLNQTFRATVLMITHDPYAASYCRRVVFLRDGKIVNELFKGEQSEKPFFDRILTIQSALGGDRP
- a CDS encoding RNA polymerase sigma factor: MEVRSITTDDEKTLIERAQQGDTEAFGELFEQHRGRLRGFAEQMTGDAHMADDIVQEAFIKAFLHLSSLADTDRFRPWLFRIARNQANMRMRRGGPYRKESPFVAMKTGGGRMQAAVDWEDLDSVLYHLARRALDAASQGLDPAEGLLRQELYETIHALLHCLNVKERGIFKAYFFRQLSPEEIAAMYEMTTGSVYTTIYRTRQKLRKEHARISLSLVPEHNGGGGLVKQSSLRLPDRTLQPPLTASLIGGLARMLAMLDDRRDTAELMGISTAAFRMKVSDRTTFADSIYIFDWKQTLHDLFGKLGYRISVLCGQLSSMPVPVLGAVERFPVVLPMEEAVIPFIRTYINQGRPLLYFDTMAPRPYVHEWSVIYGYDDERREVYVTDAMRPEGKSLTYEDIAGNPVRFLAGIDGTMAAAAAGAREEGQPPRTREAVRRAHAEETIRFAVDYARNGCGYRPTTLYLQYTSGLAAYDSWIGYLRNGHHLPNRYGMGHLTAYYAEMKRYASMYLRRVPLRGEAMRLTLLAAEAYEQAAEAFARMQEDVPFIRSSEMLTADVRERCAACLSSAKEFESAAIGYLEKAIPFMK
- a CDS encoding extracellular solute-binding protein, producing the protein MTDNQIQIRMMTEIAYNMHQLLAAKQSFEQANPGVTILIEQAADHFETMQAYRSGEAPDLIETGGYPVGNPDGVYMDLSPYVAEVPGLAEDLFPGLMRVAKYDGTLPGLPIEISSPLIVYDKEKFDRAGLAYPAEDWTWADMIELAKRLTLRNEQGVAAQFGFGLGVDIEWFEPFVMRNGGGYISPDGSTSRGYVDSAATIEAFRLIIDAFRVHGVVRKPDESSQAGAWHEECAMRFAFMWDMHHHMPQDWKDARIGVVGLPNMPGGIKANMIYMGGAGVTAKSAHPRIAWAFLRHYLLECHSWTPPAIRSQAESRGLLRHSLWGRYVSELDDAQISGFFKNKKWNASRQLINEDIRSMIIDGADVAQTLRSWTRYT
- a CDS encoding DinB family protein — translated: MKTIKRMLEHQMWADRELLAGVRASGADNREALKLLRHVAIAEQVWVTRLSGESSGKLQLWTDDAELASLEELYADNEARYAAYLDSLTEERLDEVLTYANQSGTVFHTPIRDILTHVALHGQYHRGQINRVLREAGGEPKALDYILYARLSES
- a CDS encoding transporter, whose product is MPYMRFNGPKRQPPQSPPPNVIPMKPTASYNVDGTKPFTYVWLRSGESFWFYPTYVDAFGITGFKWNGADWDFHGFDPRTIDAVA